Proteins encoded in a region of the Phycisphaerae bacterium genome:
- a CDS encoding ATP-binding cassette domain-containing protein has product MIEVKNLTKCYGSFLAVDNISFTVQKGEIVGFLGPNGAGKSTTLRILTCYQPATSGTATVAGFDVFTQSIDVRRRIGYLPESNPLYPEMRVNEYLTFRGKLHGMDRSQREAAIHRVTERCWLGDFVNRPIRQLSKGMKQRVGLADAMLHDPEVLVLDEPTIGLDPNQIRETRRLITDLAKRHTIILSSHILSEVEVVCERMIIIAGGRVRASGQISQLHDQIVGASRLMAEIRGPLHEIENAVRKIGGVRKVEATAHQGWNRLRIESGDGQDVREEIASLAMQNRWGLRELRLETGSLEEYFTRITAETAGRKAAG; this is encoded by the coding sequence ATGATCGAAGTCAAGAACCTCACCAAGTGTTACGGGTCGTTTCTGGCCGTCGACAACATCTCCTTCACCGTGCAGAAGGGTGAGATCGTCGGCTTTCTGGGGCCCAACGGCGCCGGCAAGAGCACAACTCTGCGGATCCTGACGTGCTACCAGCCTGCGACCAGCGGGACGGCCACCGTGGCGGGCTTCGATGTCTTCACCCAGTCGATCGACGTGCGACGCCGGATCGGCTACCTGCCGGAGAGCAATCCGCTGTACCCGGAGATGCGGGTCAACGAGTATCTGACCTTCCGGGGCAAGCTCCACGGCATGGACCGCAGTCAACGGGAAGCCGCCATTCACCGGGTGACCGAGCGCTGCTGGCTGGGCGACTTCGTCAACCGGCCGATTCGCCAGTTGTCCAAGGGCATGAAGCAGCGTGTCGGTCTGGCCGATGCCATGCTCCACGATCCGGAGGTGCTGGTTCTGGACGAGCCGACCATCGGTCTCGATCCCAACCAGATCCGGGAGACCCGTCGGCTGATTACCGACTTGGCCAAGCGGCACACGATCATCCTCAGCTCGCACATTTTGTCCGAGGTCGAGGTTGTCTGCGAACGGATGATTATTATCGCCGGGGGCAGGGTACGGGCCAGCGGCCAGATCAGTCAGTTGCACGATCAGATCGTGGGGGCCTCCCGTCTGATGGCCGAGATTCGCGGCCCGCTGCACGAGATCGAGAACGCAGTGCGGAAGATTGGTGGCGTTCGCAAGGTCGAGGCCACCGCTCACCAGGGCTGGAACCGGCTGCGGATCGAGAGTGGCGACGGCCAGGACGTCCGCGAGGAAATCGCCAGCTTGGCGATGCAGAACCGCTGGGGACTGCGCGAATTGCGGCTGGAGACGGGCAGTCTGGAAGAGTACTTCACCCGGATCACCGCCGAGACCGCCGGCCGCAAGGCGGCGGGTTGA
- a CDS encoding HEAT repeat domain-containing protein: MVRSNRTRLAQHQPPSFPRRRRAASASILLTLISAAATLAGTDRCAAIDVTASAPATRPVPVTSSELVATELVRVAGQSDAKTRREAATTILRTRTAEGVKSLATLLATENNSAAKLAVCEAVVLVKPQAPEFVPALQQLLGSEDVDLRKAAAAALETYTDPKVIAHLDAYRREQQWSLTQAHLKKLMDALYEETTDETKRIAWLGEWLKSELAIERFKALDIIHEALRRKGTKPTAEVLEVIRGMGRDSDEVVRQKVVMVLRDLGLLEDVPLIRAMLRQEDAPAVREEIYKALGKLADPDSIDDCVAGLHDTSEYVAAAAADALGRLCERGKGRASLKLSTVVEAIGARIRQPIAAPQLRVDLFEAMSDIADPKFGSILVDSLQPADPEAAIRQAAVRGLGRIGDRAYLRLIIDTLGTDTNAGVREVAAEALGALGDQPNLLDILRSRMDLKNESSAAVQSRAWQAYQQVFQRLQPADQEVALASWSGTDAKELGRRVELLTKLETQTGTRAADARRLAQVRDQLGDALFASNQIEEAAAAWTRATVVLPAVQLADHSRIVAKMIDGCFKNAAPDPVITLAGKARIPEIRRLIAGRLLEYLQQLSREDRQAAAALLDKLTQAVPDRFGSEWSARFEALRLAPSDGASSGSPSGGTSPPATSATPGSR, encoded by the coding sequence ATGGTGCGCTCGAACCGAACGCGACTGGCTCAACACCAGCCGCCGTCGTTCCCACGTCGGCGTCGCGCAGCAAGTGCATCTATTCTGCTGACGCTCATCTCGGCCGCGGCGACCCTGGCCGGCACCGACCGGTGCGCCGCGATCGACGTCACGGCTTCTGCCCCTGCCACCCGCCCCGTGCCCGTGACTTCTTCCGAGCTCGTTGCCACCGAGCTCGTGAGAGTCGCCGGGCAGAGCGACGCCAAGACCCGGCGAGAAGCGGCGACGACCATTCTTCGTACCAGGACGGCCGAGGGGGTCAAGTCGCTGGCCACCCTGCTCGCCACGGAGAACAACAGTGCCGCCAAGCTGGCGGTCTGCGAGGCGGTGGTCCTGGTCAAGCCCCAAGCTCCCGAGTTCGTGCCCGCCTTGCAGCAACTGCTCGGCAGTGAGGATGTCGATCTGCGCAAGGCGGCCGCGGCGGCCCTGGAGACCTACACGGACCCCAAGGTGATCGCCCACCTCGACGCGTATCGCCGCGAACAGCAGTGGAGTCTCACCCAAGCGCACCTCAAGAAGCTCATGGACGCCCTGTATGAAGAGACCACCGACGAGACCAAGCGCATCGCCTGGCTAGGCGAGTGGCTGAAGTCGGAGCTGGCCATCGAGCGCTTCAAAGCCCTCGACATCATTCACGAGGCCCTTCGCCGGAAGGGGACCAAGCCCACCGCCGAGGTTCTCGAGGTCATTCGGGGAATGGGCCGTGACTCGGACGAGGTCGTTCGGCAGAAGGTGGTCATGGTCCTGCGCGACCTCGGTTTGCTCGAAGATGTCCCCCTGATTCGAGCCATGCTCAGGCAGGAGGATGCCCCAGCCGTCCGCGAGGAGATCTACAAGGCCCTGGGCAAGCTGGCCGATCCGGACTCCATCGATGATTGCGTCGCCGGGCTGCACGACACATCGGAGTACGTGGCCGCGGCGGCGGCCGACGCCCTCGGCCGACTCTGCGAGAGAGGCAAAGGGAGAGCGTCGCTCAAGCTCTCCACCGTGGTCGAGGCCATTGGCGCTCGTATCCGGCAGCCAATCGCCGCTCCCCAGCTTCGCGTCGATTTGTTCGAGGCCATGTCCGATATCGCCGACCCCAAGTTCGGTTCGATTCTGGTTGACAGTCTTCAGCCCGCCGATCCGGAGGCGGCCATTCGGCAGGCGGCGGTCCGCGGCCTCGGGCGGATCGGCGATCGGGCCTATCTCCGGCTGATTATCGACACGCTGGGCACGGACACCAACGCCGGTGTTCGCGAGGTCGCAGCCGAAGCCCTGGGTGCACTCGGCGATCAGCCGAATCTCCTGGACATTCTGCGCAGCCGCATGGATCTGAAGAACGAGTCTTCGGCCGCCGTTCAGTCCCGGGCGTGGCAGGCCTATCAGCAGGTCTTCCAGCGACTCCAGCCGGCGGATCAGGAAGTGGCCCTGGCCTCCTGGTCGGGAACCGACGCCAAGGAGCTTGGCCGGAGAGTCGAACTGCTGACCAAGCTGGAGACGCAGACCGGCACCCGGGCTGCCGACGCCCGCCGTCTAGCCCAGGTGCGCGACCAGCTCGGTGATGCCCTGTTCGCCAGCAACCAGATTGAGGAGGCGGCTGCCGCCTGGACACGTGCCACGGTCGTGCTGCCGGCCGTGCAGTTGGCCGACCATTCCCGCATCGTCGCCAAGATGATCGACGGCTGCTTCAAGAACGCCGCCCCCGATCCGGTCATCACCCTGGCCGGCAAGGCCAGGATTCCCGAAATCCGCAGGCTGATCGCCGGCCGATTGCTCGAGTACCTGCAGCAACTGAGTCGCGAGGATCGCCAGGCGGCCGCTGCTCTGCTCGACAAACTCACCCAGGCGGTTCCCGATCGCTTCGGCTCGGAATGGTCCGCCCGGTTCGAGGCGCTCCGGCTTGCTCCCTCGGACGGAGCCTCTTCCGGGTCCCCGTCTGGCGGCACATCACCCCCTGCGACATCCGCCACGCCAGGAAGCCGCTGA
- a CDS encoding 3-isopropylmalate dehydratase large subunit, with translation MGQTLTEKILAKHAGKPSVRAGDNIWVSVDILMTHDVCGPGTIGVFKENFGRAARVWDPERVIIIPDHYIFTADRMAHRNIDILRDFVREQGIKYYYDPDFIQGEGMPSPYKDPTQTSYKGVCHKTLPEEGHVRPGEILLGTDSHTCTAGAFGQFATGIGNTDAGFVLGTGKLWLKVPPTMKFVFHGQIPPYLTAKDLILAVIGRISVSGATYKAMYFTGEGIASLTLEDRMTLTNMAIEAGGKNGVCDVDEKTLRYVKARSNRARWEVFTDDADAKFDAVHAWDLANLEPLVAKPHSPDNIDTARNCQGTRIDRAYLGSCTGGKITDMIFAAAILSGRQVSIPTFVVPGSTEVHADMLRLNVRGETRTNGEKSVMDVLKDAGCTIGPSGCAACLGGPADTFGRLNQPIACISTTNRNFPGRMGHRDAGVYLASPLTVAASALTGRVTDPRDYIGASIPTGTAGVV, from the coding sequence ATGGGACAGACCCTGACCGAGAAGATCCTCGCCAAGCACGCAGGCAAACCGTCCGTCCGGGCCGGCGACAACATCTGGGTGAGCGTGGACATCCTCATGACTCATGACGTCTGCGGACCGGGCACGATCGGGGTGTTCAAGGAGAACTTCGGCCGGGCCGCCCGGGTCTGGGATCCGGAGCGCGTCATCATCATCCCCGACCACTACATCTTCACGGCCGATAGGATGGCCCACCGCAATATAGACATCCTCCGCGACTTCGTTCGCGAGCAGGGCATCAAGTACTACTACGATCCCGACTTCATCCAGGGCGAGGGGATGCCCAGCCCCTACAAGGACCCGACCCAGACCAGCTACAAGGGCGTCTGCCACAAAACCCTGCCAGAGGAGGGCCACGTTCGACCGGGCGAGATCCTGCTGGGCACGGATAGTCACACTTGCACGGCCGGGGCGTTCGGACAGTTCGCCACCGGGATCGGAAACACCGACGCCGGATTCGTGCTGGGTACCGGCAAGCTGTGGCTGAAGGTCCCGCCAACCATGAAGTTCGTTTTCCACGGGCAGATCCCGCCCTATCTGACCGCCAAGGACCTGATTCTGGCAGTGATCGGCCGTATCTCGGTCAGCGGGGCGACCTACAAGGCCATGTACTTCACCGGCGAGGGCATCGCCAGCCTGACACTCGAGGACCGCATGACCCTGACCAACATGGCCATCGAGGCTGGCGGCAAGAACGGGGTCTGCGACGTGGACGAAAAGACCCTCCGCTACGTGAAAGCCCGTTCCAACCGGGCGCGCTGGGAGGTCTTCACCGACGACGCTGATGCGAAGTTCGACGCCGTTCATGCGTGGGACCTGGCCAATCTCGAGCCGCTGGTGGCCAAGCCGCATTCGCCGGACAACATCGACACGGCCCGCAACTGTCAGGGGACCCGGATCGACCGGGCGTACCTGGGTTCCTGCACCGGCGGCAAGATCACGGACATGATCTTTGCGGCGGCCATTCTCAGCGGGCGACAGGTGAGCATCCCGACCTTCGTCGTACCGGGCTCGACCGAGGTGCACGCGGACATGCTCCGACTCAATGTTCGAGGGGAGACGAGGACCAACGGCGAGAAGTCGGTCATGGACGTCCTCAAGGATGCCGGCTGCACGATCGGTCCGTCGGGCTGCGCCGCGTGCCTAGGCGGTCCGGCCGACACCTTCGGCCGCCTGAACCAGCCGATCGCCTGTATCAGTACGACCAACCGCAACTTCCCTGGCCGCATGGGCCACCGGGATGCGGGGGTCTACCTGGCTTCGCCGCTGACCGTGGCGGCCAGCGCCCTGACTGGGCGGGTAACCGACCCGCGCGACTACATTGGCGCGTCGATCCCGACCGGCACGGCCGGCGTGGTGTGA